GTAATGGATGCGCAGATCGTAAAGGATATTCTTGAGCATGGCCGCCTCGTCGGTATCCAGATTCCCCTTGGTCTTCTCTTCCAGCATGGAAAGGATGTCGATGGTCTGTTTGGCCAGCGGCAGATTCTCGGACTTTTCTCCGGTGATGGGGTCTTCCATCATTCCCAGCTGAACCAGGGCCGATGAATTCAGCGAAAAAATAAATGTAGCGAAATTGATCGCAGGCAACGGCGTTCGGGCACCGGTACCTGCACTGCCGGTTTTGGTCTGCTTTTCATCGGTCATGGCGAACTCCTTGGCCGTTTTTTTCCGAAGCGGTTAAAATTCTAAAGGCGTAACGGTCTTAACCAGGGAAAGCTGGCGCATCTTTTCCACGACGTCCTCGGGAATCGGGGTATCGGTCGTCAGAAAGACGATATTGCGGTCCCCTTCTTCCTCCTGGCCCACCTGCATTCTGCCGATATTGATTTGATGCTGCCCCAACGTTGTGCCGATTTCGCCGATGGAGCCGGGCTTGTCGATATTTTGAATCAGGGCCATGTGGCCTTCGGGGATCATTTCCAGGCGAAATTTGTCGATTTTG
This window of the uncultured Desulfosarcina sp. genome carries:
- a CDS encoding DUF1844 domain-containing protein gives rise to the protein MTDEKQTKTGSAGTGARTPLPAINFATFIFSLNSSALVQLGMMEDPITGEKSENLPLAKQTIDILSMLEEKTKGNLDTDEAAMLKNILYDLRIHYVKAKR